The genomic window TCCTAGGTTTCGAGATCTTTTGATTTCTAAATTTGAAAGTCTCCTTCGCTATGAGGAAAACTATCTTATTGATTGTTGTCTTGTGACTTATGACAAAGAAGAGATTTGGGTTCAAACGACTGGCCAAGTTATTGAGTATCAAAGTGGTGTCGTCACAAAAGTTGGCGGAATCTTTGAAAATATCACAAGGGAAGAAAACGAGCGAATTAAACTTGAAAGCTATTGGCATGTCATGAACGAGACAAGCATGGTCTCTATCACTGATCGCAATGGAAACATTCTCTTTGTTAATGATAATTTTTGTAAGCTAACAGGTTATGAAGAAGAAGATATTATTGGTAGAAGTCACAGGATTTTTAATTCTGGTTATCATGACAATGAATTTTTTAAAGATTTGTGGAGTACAATATTAAGTGGACAAATTTGGAGCGGTGAAATTCTTAATAAGAATGAAGATGGCCATCTCCAGTGGATTCAGACAAAAATTTTTCCTGTTCGTGACTTCCAAGGGAATATTGTAGAGTTTATCTCTGTTCGAGAAGACGTATCTGAGCAGAAAAGACAACAAGAAGAAGTGGTTTCGGGAGAGAAACTAAAAGCGATGTCAGATGTTGGACGCCAGATTCTTCATGAAGTAATGTCTCCTTTGACTGTCTTGAATTCGCATATTGCAATAGTTGAAAAAGCAGCGACTACTAATGATATGGACAAAGTCGCAAATTCGATTGAGGTGCTAAAGACTGCCTCTGCACGTGTTATTGAAATTTTTAATGATATGAGATCTCTTATTAGAGAAGAAGATAACTTTGTTATTTTAAATATTGCAGAAGCTATTAGTAAAACTTATTTCTTTACCCACTTAAAACTGCAGGAGAGTGATATTTCATTTTCTACAGAGGTCGAATCAAGACAATTTAAAGTTCTTGGTAATCAGGGGCATCTCATTCAAGTTCTTACAAATCTTGTTACAAATGCAATACATGCAGTGAAAGATCGTCAGGATAAGTGGATAAAGGTAAAGTGTTATCAGCAAGGTAGTTGTGTTGTTCTCGATGTTATTGACAGCGGGGAGAAGATTGATCCTTCAATTGAAAATCGTATTTTTGATACTCTCTTTACGACAAAATCAAAGGAAGAGGGGACGGGACTTGGACTTTCTATCTCGAGGCGAATTATTACTCGTATGAATGGACAATTAAATTTGATTAATGATCAGGAACATACTTGTTTTAGGATCACATTACCGAGTATTAGCAAGGATTATTAAGTATATAAATTTGCCACGGTCCATTGCTAATATTCTGTTTACTGCTTAAGATTTGCCTATGAACTTAGCAAAATTCCACATTATCAGTGATCGTGATGTTCAAGCATTAGAAGAGACAACTACACCTGTTCTTTTAAATATTGATCATATCATCTCAATTAAACCTATTAATATTGTTATGGAGTCTGGAGTAACCCAAGGTTACTGGATTCGCATGAGCAATGGAAAAAAATATCGAGCGATAATGATACCTAAAGAGCTAGCATCTTTACTTGGAACTCCAAGTAGTATTGATGAAGATGTAGAATAAAGACTTAAAAAGTAAATTTTTATCGAGTTCTCCATTTATTTCGAAAAAGTGTGACGCTCCACCGGTCACCACTGTCTTAAAATCTTTTGTTAAATAAGTAATAGAATCCATAAAACATGCAAGTGAAGAAAGTATTGCTTCGTCTGTACTTTGTGGGTACTGCTTTTGAGATGGCCGATCTTTTGGCATAAGAATGGGAAGTTTCGCGCCTGCACTATAAGAATTAAGATATGTCTGTACACCTGGAAATATATAACCACCTAGATGAACTCCATCTTTTATAAAATCTACAGTTGTGAATGTACCGGCACTAATAATTGCTAAAGAGTCAGTTGGATATTGTTTTTGAAGT from Bacteriovorax sp. Seq25_V includes these protein-coding regions:
- a CDS encoding PAS domain-containing sensor histidine kinase, whose translation is MRNKANLMHNKLSFIGSWEYDLVSKKLSWSPETKVIHGVPLSYEPSVEEAVSFYHPRFRDLLISKFESLLRYEENYLIDCCLVTYDKEEIWVQTTGQVIEYQSGVVTKVGGIFENITREENERIKLESYWHVMNETSMVSITDRNGNILFVNDNFCKLTGYEEEDIIGRSHRIFNSGYHDNEFFKDLWSTILSGQIWSGEILNKNEDGHLQWIQTKIFPVRDFQGNIVEFISVREDVSEQKRQQEEVVSGEKLKAMSDVGRQILHEVMSPLTVLNSHIAIVEKAATTNDMDKVANSIEVLKTASARVIEIFNDMRSLIREEDNFVILNIAEAISKTYFFTHLKLQESDISFSTEVESRQFKVLGNQGHLIQVLTNLVTNAIHAVKDRQDKWIKVKCYQQGSCVVLDVIDSGEKIDPSIENRIFDTLFTTKSKEEGTGLGLSISRRIITRMNGQLNLINDQEHTCFRITLPSISKDY
- a CDS encoding type III pantothenate kinase; this translates as MHNYHIIDSGNTNLKVATFDKAGNIVNRIDSLLPEDLDKFITNNSNDYFASCSVNLNITTSEKIESFEKVKGTLDFKSRYSNQIGSDRFAICYSLQKQYPTDSLAIISAGTFTTVDFIKDGVHLGGYIFPGVQTYLNSYSAGAKLPILMPKDRPSQKQYPQSTDEAILSSLACFMDSITYLTKDFKTVVTGGASHFFEINGELDKNLLFKSLFYIFINTTWSSK